In Blautia wexlerae DSM 19850, a single window of DNA contains:
- a CDS encoding ECF transporter S component — protein sequence MNTTTTTTTAAAKRSSTLYMVELAMMIAIILLMSFTPLGYLRTPGLSITLLTIPVAVGAIILGPKGGAVCGLAFGATSFYMAVTGSSAFAAALFNINPFGTFIVCIVARVLEGWITGLIFAALYKSPAKKFSYYVASLACPLLNTFFFMGFLCLFFYNTDYIQGIVSSLGVSNPVVFVAAFVGVQGLIEAGFCFVVGSIVSKALSVALKRA from the coding sequence ATGAACACAACAACAACTACTACAACAGCTGCAGCAAAAAGAAGCAGCACTCTTTACATGGTAGAGCTGGCTATGATGATTGCCATTATTCTGCTCATGTCCTTTACCCCGCTGGGCTACCTTCGTACTCCCGGCTTATCCATCACTCTTCTCACCATCCCGGTAGCTGTAGGAGCTATCATTCTCGGACCGAAAGGTGGTGCTGTATGCGGACTTGCTTTCGGTGCAACCAGCTTCTATATGGCTGTCACAGGAAGTTCAGCTTTCGCTGCTGCACTTTTTAACATTAATCCATTTGGCACTTTTATTGTATGTATCGTGGCACGTGTGCTGGAAGGATGGATCACAGGACTTATTTTCGCAGCATTATATAAATCACCGGCGAAGAAATTTTCCTATTACGTTGCTTCACTGGCATGCCCGTTACTGAATACTTTCTTCTTCATGGGCTTTTTATGTCTCTTCTTCTACAACACAGATTACATTCAGGGTATTGTTTCCAGTCTTGGAGTAAGCAATCCTGTTGTCTTCGTTGCTGCTTTTGTGGGCGTTCAGGGACTGATCGAAGCGGGCTTCTGCTTTGTAGTGGGAAGTATCGTTTCCAAGGCACTTTCTGTGGCACTGAAACGTGCATAA
- a CDS encoding MFS transporter, with protein MKTNYNRTVQACFIGYVVQAIVNNFVPLLFLTFQGSYGISLQKITLLVTFNFGIQLLVDLASIGFVDRIGYRASMILAHAMAAAGLILLTVLPECLGDPFVGLLIAVMIYAIGGGLLEVLVSPVVEACPTDNKEKAMSLLHSFYCWGHVGVVLLSTLFFRIFGIANWKYMALVWALIPIANGIFFTRVPIAPLLDEGEKGLTMGELFKKKIFWVLMLMMLCAGASEQAVSQWASTLAEKSFGINKTIGDLAGPMAFAILMGSSRAFYGKFGDKINLERFMQYSAVLCMVSYLMIAFIPVPALGILGCAVCGLSVGIMWPGTFSMAAASVKRGGTALFALLALAGDVGCSSGPTYVGMISGALNDNLKLGIFAALIFPVLMIMGIKMIGSLQKYD; from the coding sequence ATGAAAACAAATTACAACAGAACAGTGCAGGCCTGTTTTATCGGATATGTAGTGCAGGCCATTGTGAACAATTTCGTTCCTCTGCTGTTTCTGACATTTCAGGGCAGTTACGGGATTTCGCTGCAGAAGATCACACTTCTGGTTACTTTTAATTTCGGGATTCAGTTGCTGGTAGATCTGGCATCGATTGGATTTGTGGACAGAATAGGTTATCGTGCATCTATGATCCTGGCACATGCAATGGCGGCTGCAGGTCTGATTTTGCTCACAGTATTGCCGGAGTGCCTGGGAGATCCGTTTGTGGGACTTCTCATTGCAGTTATGATCTATGCCATCGGAGGCGGATTGCTGGAGGTGCTGGTAAGTCCTGTGGTGGAAGCCTGCCCTACAGATAATAAGGAAAAAGCAATGAGTCTCCTTCATTCCTTTTACTGTTGGGGACATGTGGGAGTGGTACTTCTTTCTACATTATTCTTTCGTATTTTCGGGATTGCAAACTGGAAATATATGGCGCTGGTGTGGGCATTGATTCCCATTGCAAATGGAATCTTTTTTACCAGAGTTCCCATTGCTCCACTGCTGGATGAGGGTGAAAAGGGGCTGACTATGGGAGAGCTTTTTAAGAAAAAAATCTTCTGGGTTCTGATGTTAATGATGCTCTGTGCAGGAGCCAGTGAGCAGGCGGTAAGCCAGTGGGCTTCTACTCTGGCTGAGAAAAGCTTTGGAATCAATAAAACTATCGGAGATCTGGCAGGTCCCATGGCGTTTGCAATTCTTATGGGAAGTTCAAGGGCATTTTATGGAAAATTTGGAGATAAAATCAATCTGGAACGCTTTATGCAATACAGTGCAGTTCTGTGCATGGTTTCCTATCTGATGATCGCATTTATCCCGGTACCTGCGTTGGGAATCCTTGGATGTGCGGTTTGCGGTCTGTCTGTAGGTATTATGTGGCCGGGAACCTTCAGCATGGCGGCTGCCTCAGTAAAGCGTGGCGGAACAGCCCTGTTTGCCCTCCTTGCCCTTGCTGGAGATGTGGGATGCTCATCCGGACCAACCTATGTGGGGATGATTTCAGGAGCACTGAATGATAATCTGAAACTTGGAATCTTTGCGGCACTGATTTTCCCTGTGTTGATGATAATGGGGATTAAGATGATTGGAAGTCTGCAAAAATATGATTGA
- a CDS encoding response regulator, giving the protein MKLLIVDDEELTRTGVISSIDWKALGIEEVLQADDGINGLEIARKYRPEIILCDVRMPRMTGIAMLEKLENILPDSIPIFMSGYSDKDYLKAAIKLKAVSYIEKPLNPSEIREAVLEARERYLKKVRSHRGEALQSMKTASHLAQLLTTPCNDTSSTEIQHLITELLLPSGPGIHITCAVIHLHTVPEFIEPSPEKIYQKFHLLLSHYHADCVFVAKKLQYLVYFIFTTGPVSSTLSNAMKEFLCEQFQNYDDHFIALGESFTGISHAYQAYTSAVILLESSFFFPVNSYLTPEMITALPLKVSETMPTAIDGLFSEALTSQNNSTCQELLTKLQEHYDQNTNVLPDQTKDLYYKLFIALENARKQQQLSALSYTSSSMVSFLEKCFTYQELHNTLIKQTDLYFEELQTSVPEHSTIFLIKDYISKNYNRETLSVKDISSHVFLSASYVCTFFKNETGQTLNQYLTEYRMEKAKNLLADPRYKIADISSRVGYSDGNYFGKSFKKYTGLSPSEYREKLN; this is encoded by the coding sequence ATGAAATTACTTATTGTAGATGATGAAGAGCTTACCCGCACCGGCGTGATCTCCTCTATCGACTGGAAAGCACTTGGAATAGAAGAAGTCCTTCAGGCTGATGACGGAATAAACGGACTGGAAATTGCCCGTAAATATCGTCCTGAGATCATTCTCTGTGATGTAAGAATGCCACGGATGACAGGTATCGCAATGTTGGAAAAACTTGAGAATATTCTTCCTGACTCCATTCCTATCTTTATGAGCGGATACTCAGACAAGGACTATCTGAAAGCAGCGATCAAATTAAAAGCTGTCAGTTATATTGAGAAACCATTAAACCCGTCAGAGATCCGGGAGGCTGTTCTTGAAGCAAGAGAACGCTATTTAAAGAAAGTCCGTTCCCATCGCGGTGAAGCCCTGCAGTCCATGAAAACTGCCTCACATCTGGCACAGCTTCTGACCACTCCCTGCAATGATACCTCATCCACTGAAATCCAGCACTTAATCACTGAACTTCTCCTTCCCAGCGGTCCTGGTATCCACATTACCTGTGCAGTGATCCATCTCCATACAGTCCCGGAATTTATCGAACCATCTCCTGAGAAGATTTATCAGAAATTCCATCTGCTTTTATCTCATTATCACGCAGACTGTGTATTTGTAGCCAAGAAACTGCAGTATCTGGTATATTTTATTTTTACCACCGGTCCTGTCTCTTCCACACTTTCTAATGCTATGAAAGAATTTTTATGCGAACAGTTTCAGAACTACGATGATCATTTCATTGCCTTAGGAGAGAGCTTTACAGGTATTTCCCACGCTTATCAGGCTTATACCTCTGCAGTGATCCTGTTGGAAAGCAGTTTTTTCTTTCCTGTGAACTCCTATCTGACTCCCGAAATGATAACTGCTCTGCCACTTAAAGTTTCAGAAACAATGCCCACAGCTATAGATGGACTTTTCTCTGAAGCACTGACCTCCCAGAATAATAGCACATGCCAGGAACTTCTAACAAAGCTCCAGGAGCATTATGACCAGAACACAAATGTACTTCCTGATCAGACTAAGGATCTTTATTATAAGCTTTTTATTGCTCTGGAAAATGCAAGAAAACAGCAACAGCTTTCTGCACTGTCTTATACTTCCAGCAGTATGGTTTCCTTTCTCGAAAAATGTTTTACCTATCAGGAACTTCATAATACACTTATAAAGCAGACAGATCTCTATTTTGAGGAGCTTCAGACTTCTGTACCAGAGCATTCCACTATTTTTCTGATAAAGGACTATATAAGTAAGAATTATAACAGAGAAACCCTCTCTGTAAAGGATATCAGTTCACATGTTTTCCTGTCAGCTTCTTATGTATGTACTTTCTTTAAGAATGAAACCGGACAGACTCTGAATCAATATCTGACTGAATACAGAATGGAAAAAGCCAAGAATCTCCTGGCTGATCCCAGATATAAGATTGCCGATATTTCCTCCAGAGTCGGATACAGCGATGGTAATTATTTCGGAAAAAGTTTCAAAAAATATACAGGACTTTCTCCTTCTGAATACAGAGAGAAACTGAACTGA
- a CDS encoding DUF6198 family protein, with the protein MKTNEEEDSRHIFRGELALVIAVMINSLAVILMLYSGSGISAISSVPYAFEKVFPVITLGTWTYIFQALLILSLMILRKKFVPAYLCSFLVGFAFSEFLDVNEAWINILPKTIPLRVLYFVISYLLICIGIALSNRCGLPIIPTDLFPRELSEIIKVKYSKIKVSFDVICLMITACMTGLILGHINGLGIGTVMAAFTMGKVIGLIGDEMDKHFRFVNFTQHCSLHVQ; encoded by the coding sequence ATGAAAACAAATGAGGAAGAAGATTCGAGACATATTTTCAGAGGAGAGCTGGCATTGGTGATAGCAGTCATGATCAACAGTCTTGCTGTTATTCTGATGCTGTATTCTGGTTCAGGAATATCTGCCATATCCAGTGTTCCTTATGCATTTGAAAAAGTATTTCCGGTAATTACACTGGGAACATGGACTTATATTTTTCAGGCACTTCTGATCTTAAGTCTGATGATACTGAGAAAAAAATTTGTACCTGCTTATCTGTGCAGTTTTCTGGTTGGATTTGCATTCAGTGAGTTTTTGGATGTTAATGAGGCATGGATCAATATCCTGCCAAAGACAATTCCACTCAGAGTGTTATATTTTGTGATCAGTTATCTGCTGATCTGTATAGGGATCGCACTTTCTAACAGATGCGGTCTGCCGATTATTCCTACAGATCTGTTTCCTCGTGAACTGTCAGAGATTATAAAGGTGAAATATTCTAAGATCAAGGTTTCTTTTGATGTGATCTGTCTGATGATTACTGCCTGTATGACAGGGCTGATTCTGGGGCATATCAACGGACTGGGAATCGGAACAGTGATGGCGGCATTTACCATGGGAAAAGTAATTGGATTGATTGGTGATGAGATGGATAAGCACTTCCGGTTTGTGAATTTCACTCAGCACTGTTCACTTCATGTACAGTAA
- a CDS encoding P1 family peptidase gives MSLLKEISITELSNLRIGHTSDHDAKTGVTVLYFPNGAKAGCDISGGGPASRETPLTSPVTADNPINAIVLSGGSAYGLAAADGVMNYLESQNIGYNTGAALVPLVCQSCIYDLSYGDPKIRPTAKMGEEACRQAFAGTDARTGNIGAGTGATVGKLYGMKQSMKSGLGIAAVSVGNFQMAAIVVVNALGDIFSPQNGQKIAGLKTPDRSGFLDSVHELYRFMTPHDQFTGNTTIGAVITNGAFSKAELNKIASMTRCAYARCINPVATMADGDSIYAASIGDVSVDINMAGTLAAEVMAQAIQNAIHTSRIQDEEFLKYV, from the coding sequence ATGTCATTATTAAAAGAGATTTCTATTACAGAGCTTTCAAATTTACGCATCGGTCATACTTCTGACCATGATGCGAAGACCGGTGTAACTGTTCTTTATTTTCCAAATGGAGCAAAAGCAGGCTGCGATATAAGCGGAGGCGGCCCTGCTTCCAGAGAAACTCCTCTCACCTCTCCTGTCACTGCCGACAATCCCATCAATGCTATTGTCTTGTCCGGAGGTTCTGCTTATGGACTGGCTGCTGCTGACGGTGTGATGAACTATCTGGAATCACAAAATATCGGTTATAACACCGGTGCAGCCCTGGTTCCTCTTGTATGCCAGTCCTGTATCTATGACCTCTCTTACGGAGATCCTAAAATACGTCCAACTGCAAAAATGGGCGAAGAAGCCTGCCGTCAGGCATTTGCAGGAACAGATGCCAGAACCGGGAATATCGGCGCAGGTACCGGTGCAACTGTGGGAAAACTTTACGGTATGAAACAATCCATGAAGTCAGGTCTTGGTATTGCCGCTGTATCAGTGGGAAATTTCCAGATGGCCGCAATTGTCGTTGTCAATGCACTGGGAGATATCTTTAGTCCACAAAATGGTCAGAAAATCGCAGGGCTGAAAACGCCTGACAGAAGCGGGTTTCTGGATAGTGTCCACGAATTATACCGCTTTATGACACCTCATGACCAGTTTACCGGCAATACCACCATCGGGGCTGTGATCACCAATGGGGCATTTTCAAAGGCTGAACTGAATAAAATTGCCTCTATGACCCGCTGTGCCTATGCCAGATGCATCAATCCTGTAGCAACTATGGCTGACGGCGATTCCATCTATGCTGCCAGCATTGGCGATGTTTCTGTAGATATCAATATGGCAGGAACTCTCGCCGCAGAAGTCATGGCTCAGGCTATCCAAAATGCCATCCATACTTCCCGGATCCAGGATGAAGAATTTTTGAAATATGTATAA
- a CDS encoding L-rhamnose mutarotase, with protein sequence MERHAFAMKVKDDMMNSYRQKLGEIWKDLTLFLDRNQVKNFSIWNTERLIFGYYEKEDDAELNAEEKAVRDVLIEKMAETFEWISEPGQDMRLMYHNYGVIRENKELIRHRVFMTRLKDGCEEEYKARHDGLIAQRGDTVDPGPDSNFTIWSAGGYIFGYDEIDTTMEVDETPEARETTVAWETRQLEIMDWITDDMDWMTGEWHPASRRLAWHN encoded by the coding sequence ATGGAAAGACATGCATTTGCGATGAAAGTAAAAGATGACATGATGAACAGCTATCGTCAGAAATTGGGGGAGATATGGAAAGATCTGACTTTGTTCCTGGACAGAAATCAGGTAAAAAATTTCAGTATCTGGAATACTGAGAGACTGATTTTCGGATATTATGAAAAAGAAGACGATGCAGAACTTAACGCAGAAGAAAAAGCAGTTAGAGATGTACTAATAGAAAAAATGGCAGAAACTTTTGAATGGATCTCCGAGCCAGGTCAGGATATGCGTCTGATGTATCATAATTATGGAGTTATAAGAGAAAACAAAGAACTGATTCGTCACAGAGTGTTTATGACCAGATTAAAAGACGGATGTGAAGAAGAGTATAAGGCGCGACATGATGGATTGATCGCGCAGAGAGGCGATACAGTAGATCCGGGTCCAGATAGTAATTTTACTATCTGGAGCGCAGGCGGATATATTTTTGGATATGATGAAATTGATACTACTATGGAAGTTGATGAAACGCCGGAGGCAAGAGAAACTACTGTAGCATGGGAGACAAGACAGCTGGAAATCATGGACTGGATCACAGATGATATGGATTGGATGACTGGTGAATGGCATCCGGCAAGCAGAAGACTTGCATGGCATAACTGA
- a CDS encoding arabinose isomerase, translating to MLVNTKAKVGVFSIALGAYLPQFPSLVPEFESQYAAFKKTIPDTVEIIDGGMVTTKEQAMEAGDKFRAADVDLVFLQMLTYATSYNMLPAVRDLDVPVVLVNVQKLKALDYDHTDIASWLGEGYACGAVGEAVADLERAGKRHAVITGVVEGGDPGVQAEIEDWCKAAQVRRRFRDTNIAQIGRPYPGMMDLYIDETNLYNRMFLYTKQFDWEKMWAIADDITDEDAIRAKAQEILDTFEIEGGGTIEKVWDMAKYVVAFEKWVKDEHLGMIASHYDGFAQGKAGVLDSMLIPAFSMLIKQGTACAVEGDMKVAMAMSILKTISGTGQLSEMYSIDFNDDICIIGHSGSGDADISAKKPTMKIVKVFHGKTGGGYLTQFYPYTGPVTYLAITQDADGHFRFVVAEGVNEEGKILSFGDTNMRTRFTCGAREFVNRWSEAGPTHHMAAATGRHIETILKVAKIFNIPVEIVTR from the coding sequence ATGTTAGTAAACACAAAGGCAAAAGTTGGTGTATTTTCTATCGCTTTAGGTGCATATCTGCCTCAGTTCCCGTCACTGGTACCGGAATTTGAGTCACAGTATGCAGCATTCAAGAAAACAATCCCGGATACAGTAGAGATTATTGACGGTGGAATGGTAACTACAAAGGAACAGGCAATGGAAGCAGGGGACAAGTTCCGTGCAGCTGATGTTGATCTGGTATTTCTTCAGATGCTTACCTATGCCACATCTTATAACATGCTTCCGGCAGTCCGTGACCTGGATGTACCGGTTGTTCTGGTGAATGTGCAGAAGCTGAAAGCCTTGGATTATGACCACACTGATATTGCCTCCTGGTTAGGAGAGGGGTATGCATGCGGTGCAGTAGGCGAAGCTGTGGCAGACCTGGAGAGAGCAGGCAAGAGACACGCGGTGATCACAGGTGTTGTAGAAGGTGGAGATCCTGGAGTTCAGGCAGAGATCGAAGATTGGTGTAAGGCTGCTCAGGTAAGAAGAAGATTCCGTGATACTAATATCGCACAGATTGGAAGACCGTATCCGGGCATGATGGATCTCTATATTGATGAGACAAATCTGTACAACAGAATGTTCCTGTATACAAAACAGTTTGACTGGGAGAAAATGTGGGCTATTGCTGATGATATTACAGATGAAGATGCTATCCGTGCAAAAGCTCAGGAAATTCTGGATACCTTTGAGATCGAAGGCGGCGGAACAATTGAGAAAGTATGGGATATGGCGAAATATGTGGTAGCATTTGAAAAATGGGTAAAAGATGAGCATCTTGGAATGATCGCTTCCCATTATGATGGATTTGCACAGGGTAAAGCAGGAGTTCTGGACAGTATGCTGATCCCGGCATTTTCCATGCTGATCAAACAGGGTACAGCCTGCGCTGTAGAAGGGGATATGAAGGTTGCCATGGCAATGAGTATCTTAAAGACCATTTCAGGAACAGGACAGCTTTCTGAGATGTACTCCATTGACTTCAATGATGATATCTGTATTATCGGTCATTCCGGAAGTGGTGATGCTGATATCTCTGCTAAGAAGCCAACCATGAAGATCGTAAAAGTATTCCACGGTAAGACAGGTGGCGGATATCTGACACAGTTCTATCCATATACAGGTCCTGTTACTTATCTGGCAATCACACAGGATGCAGACGGACACTTCAGGTTTGTTGTCGCTGAAGGCGTAAATGAAGAAGGTAAAATCCTTTCTTTTGGTGACACAAATATGAGAACACGTTTCACCTGCGGTGCAAGAGAATTTGTAAACCGCTGGAGTGAAGCAGGCCCAACACATCATATGGCAGCTGCTACAGGAAGACATATTGAGACGATCCTTAAAGTTGCCAAGATATTCAACATACCGGTTGAAATTGTAACAAGATAA
- a CDS encoding ThiF family adenylyltransferase → MLNQFSRTELLLGKEAMNKLENSRVAVFGIGGVGGYVCEALVRSGVGTFDLIDDDKVCLTNLNRQIIATRKTVGQYKTEVMRDRILDINPKADVRIHNCFYLPENAADFDFSEYDYVVDAVDTVTAKIELIMRAKEAGTPVISSMGAGNKLDASAFRVADIYKTKVCPLAKVMRRELKKRGVKKLKVVYSEEQPIRPIEDMAISCRSHCICPPGAAHKCTERRDIPGSVAFVPSVVGLIIAGEVIKDLTAEYRR, encoded by the coding sequence ATGTTGAATCAATTTTCAAGAACAGAGCTTCTTCTGGGAAAAGAAGCAATGAATAAACTGGAGAACTCCCGTGTGGCAGTGTTTGGAATCGGAGGGGTTGGAGGATATGTATGTGAAGCATTGGTCAGAAGCGGTGTGGGGACCTTTGATCTGATCGATGATGACAAAGTATGCCTGACGAATCTTAACAGACAGATTATTGCCACCAGGAAAACTGTTGGTCAATATAAAACAGAGGTGATGCGGGACAGGATCCTGGACATTAATCCGAAAGCAGATGTGAGAATCCATAACTGTTTTTATCTTCCGGAGAATGCTGCTGATTTCGATTTTAGTGAGTATGATTATGTGGTAGATGCTGTGGACACAGTGACTGCGAAGATTGAACTGATCATGCGTGCAAAGGAGGCAGGGACTCCTGTTATCAGCAGTATGGGTGCCGGAAATAAGCTGGATGCCAGTGCGTTTCGGGTGGCGGATATCTATAAGACGAAGGTGTGTCCGCTGGCGAAGGTTATGCGTAGAGAGCTGAAGAAGCGTGGTGTGAAGAAACTGAAGGTTGTTTATTCAGAGGAACAGCCGATCAGACCAATTGAAGATATGGCGATCAGCTGCAGGTCGCATTGTATTTGTCCTCCGGGTGCTGCGCATAAGTGTACGGAGCGCAGAGATATTCCGGGCAGTGTGGCCTTTGTGCCGTCTGTCGTCGGGCTGATTATTGCAGGAGAGGTTATTAAAGACCTGACTGCGGAGTACAGAAGATAA
- a CDS encoding sensor histidine kinase, giving the protein MTSVKKHGLREWYGDLKLQSKFTLALTLIVVIPAILVAIFFYNQLYDMVVSNTIRKEQEISAKTAPLIEETVSQVTNAYNELASLPFFKTIFHNPVSTSMKELTYTQDAKDFIQNATAITDHSPVNDIRIYLQSPAPGNILFTSENTQDIFFPVSQVKGTYWYGIFQGSHVAELFCPSFYLGTKERKNYGNLAYIRKLSINYYNNVYDAYIVLYYSSSSFEKILLDNLALSGSVSYIINDRNSAVASSDDSLSGIYWLDYDTIEDSFMSSNNFVEQNILGETVYAGFYSITQPKWYMVTILPSRPLITQSNQLIMQLLAIYLAILIFAIILANVIARSITNRLSSVIMQMKKVRQGPPVPMESPMEHDEVGDLIDTYNYMTRKMNELIQKQLKASEDLRIAEFNSLQAQINPHFLYNTMDMINWQALQGHTNEVSTAVQNLSRFYKLTLSRKKGISTIECEEEHVSIYITLQNMRYHDSIDFISDIPDELMEYQIPKLTLQPVVENAILHGILEKESKSGTIVLTGWLEESDIVILISDDGVGISPEKLQTILSGTGQSSSGGTNIAIYNTHRRLQILYGQKYGLSYTSISGQGTEVQIRIPAKKES; this is encoded by the coding sequence ATGACATCTGTAAAAAAACATGGTCTCAGGGAATGGTACGGTGACCTGAAGCTTCAGTCCAAATTTACTCTCGCCCTGACTCTTATTGTTGTGATTCCTGCCATACTGGTGGCTATATTCTTTTACAATCAACTCTATGATATGGTAGTTTCCAATACAATACGAAAAGAGCAGGAGATTTCAGCAAAAACAGCTCCTCTTATTGAGGAAACTGTAAGCCAGGTGACAAATGCATATAATGAACTTGCATCTCTTCCCTTTTTTAAAACAATTTTTCATAATCCTGTCAGCACTTCTATGAAAGAACTGACATATACACAGGACGCCAAAGACTTTATTCAGAATGCCACAGCTATTACAGACCACTCCCCTGTCAATGACATACGTATCTATCTTCAGTCTCCGGCCCCCGGAAACATTCTGTTTACCAGTGAGAATACACAGGATATTTTCTTTCCTGTATCACAGGTAAAAGGAACCTACTGGTATGGTATCTTTCAGGGAAGTCATGTAGCTGAGCTTTTTTGTCCGTCTTTTTATCTTGGAACAAAAGAAAGAAAAAATTATGGTAATCTTGCCTATATCCGGAAGCTTTCCATTAATTATTACAATAATGTGTATGATGCTTACATTGTACTCTATTATTCCAGCTCTTCTTTTGAGAAAATACTTCTGGATAATCTGGCTTTATCCGGCAGTGTTTCTTATATCATCAATGACAGAAACAGCGCCGTAGCCTCTTCTGATGATTCACTTTCAGGAATTTACTGGCTTGATTATGATACGATTGAAGACTCTTTCATGTCTTCCAATAACTTTGTTGAACAGAATATACTGGGTGAAACTGTTTATGCAGGCTTTTACAGTATTACGCAGCCTAAATGGTATATGGTAACAATCCTTCCATCCAGGCCTCTCATCACACAAAGTAACCAGCTGATCATGCAGCTGCTGGCAATTTACCTGGCAATCCTGATCTTTGCCATTATACTCGCCAACGTTATAGCCCGTTCCATCACAAACCGCCTTTCCTCTGTAATCATGCAGATGAAGAAAGTCCGTCAGGGGCCACCTGTACCAATGGAAAGTCCCATGGAACATGATGAGGTTGGTGATCTGATCGATACCTATAATTATATGACCCGCAAGATGAACGAACTGATCCAGAAACAGCTAAAGGCCTCTGAGGATCTCAGAATCGCGGAATTTAATTCTCTGCAGGCACAGATCAATCCACATTTTCTGTATAACACCATGGATATGATCAACTGGCAGGCATTACAGGGACATACTAATGAAGTAAGCACTGCAGTACAGAATCTCTCCAGATTTTATAAACTGACATTAAGCCGTAAAAAGGGTATATCCACCATTGAGTGTGAGGAAGAACATGTTTCTATTTATATCACTCTCCAGAATATGCGTTATCATGACAGCATTGATTTCATATCCGACATCCCAGATGAACTTATGGAGTACCAGATTCCAAAACTGACTCTGCAGCCTGTTGTAGAAAATGCGATTCTCCATGGAATACTGGAAAAAGAATCTAAATCCGGCACCATTGTGCTGACAGGATGGCTGGAAGAATCAGACATTGTCATTCTGATCTCAGATGATGGTGTGGGTATCTCCCCTGAGAAGCTGCAGACGATCCTTTCCGGTACAGGACAGAGTTCCTCGGGAGGTACAAATATTGCCATTTACAATACCCATCGCAGACTTCAGATCCTGTATGGTCAGAAATATGGGCTGTCCTATACCAGTATTTCTGGTCAGGGAACCGAAGTACAGATCCGAATACCTGCCAAAAAGGAATCCTGA